The Vulgatibacter sp. genome window below encodes:
- a CDS encoding APC family permease, whose amino-acid sequence MTPTPAPSRLARRLHLSDAVILGLGAMVGAGIFAAVGPAARAAGPALLLGLLLAAFVAYCNATSSAQLAALHPESGGTYVYGKKRLGHYWGYLAGFGFVFGKLASCSAMALTFGSYVAPALSRPLALAAVVALTALNLRGVHKTARATAAIVTVVLAVLALSVAAIWLGGSVEWARLLPDADRTDPGGVLQAAGLLFFAFAGYARLATLGEEVIDPTVTIPKAIPRALGITLLVYTVVLGSALLAVGAPALAASPAPLATAVAASGFAWMAPVVRVGAAVASLGVLLSLVVGVSRTTFAMAAAGDMPRLFAAVHPRFHVPHRAEVAVGVVVGTVVIFADLREAIGFSSFAVLVYYGVANAAALTLGESERRWPKWIAAAGVGGCLLLAFALPVASVVAGLALFAVATAVFLLRNRAGTGFRPSSAGR is encoded by the coding sequence ATGACGCCGACCCCTGCGCCCAGCCGCCTCGCCCGCCGCCTCCACCTCAGCGACGCCGTGATCCTCGGCCTCGGCGCCATGGTCGGCGCCGGCATCTTCGCCGCGGTGGGCCCAGCCGCCCGTGCGGCGGGACCCGCCCTGCTCCTCGGCCTGCTCCTCGCCGCCTTCGTCGCCTACTGCAACGCCACCTCCTCGGCGCAGCTCGCCGCGCTCCATCCCGAATCGGGCGGCACCTACGTCTACGGCAAGAAGCGCCTCGGCCACTATTGGGGCTACCTCGCCGGCTTCGGCTTCGTCTTCGGCAAGCTCGCCAGCTGCTCCGCGATGGCCCTCACCTTCGGCAGCTACGTGGCGCCGGCGCTTTCGCGGCCGCTGGCCCTGGCGGCGGTGGTGGCGCTCACCGCCCTCAACCTGCGCGGCGTGCACAAGACCGCACGGGCCACCGCGGCGATCGTCACCGTCGTCCTCGCCGTGCTCGCCCTCTCGGTGGCGGCGATCTGGCTGGGCGGTTCGGTGGAGTGGGCCCGGCTCCTCCCCGACGCAGATCGCACCGATCCCGGCGGCGTGCTCCAGGCCGCGGGCCTGCTCTTCTTCGCCTTCGCCGGCTATGCCCGCCTCGCCACCCTCGGGGAGGAGGTGATCGATCCCACCGTCACCATCCCGAAGGCGATCCCGCGGGCGCTGGGGATCACCCTGCTCGTCTACACGGTGGTGCTGGGATCGGCGCTGCTCGCGGTGGGCGCCCCGGCGCTGGCGGCGAGCCCGGCGCCCCTCGCCACCGCAGTGGCTGCGAGCGGCTTCGCGTGGATGGCGCCGGTGGTGCGGGTCGGCGCCGCGGTGGCGAGCCTCGGCGTGCTCCTCTCGCTGGTGGTGGGCGTGAGCCGCACCACCTTCGCCATGGCGGCGGCAGGCGACATGCCCCGCCTCTTCGCCGCGGTCCACCCCCGCTTCCACGTGCCCCACCGGGCGGAGGTGGCGGTCGGCGTGGTGGTGGGCACGGTGGTGATCTTCGCCGACCTGCGCGAGGCGATCGGCTTCAGCTCCTTCGCCGTGCTCGTCTACTACGGCGTGGCCAACGCGGCGGCGCTCACCCTCGGCGAGAGCGAGCGCCGCTGGCCGAAGTGGATCGCCGCCGCGGGCGTCGGCGGCTGCCTCCTCCTCGCCTTCGCCCTGCCGGTGGCGTCGGTGGTGGCGGGCCTCGCGCTCTTCGCCGTGGCCACCGCCGTCTTCCTCCTGCGCAACCGGGCCGGTACCGGCTTCAGGCCTTCCAGCGCGGGGCGGTGA
- a CDS encoding MBL fold metallo-hydrolase: MQIETFYDTRTSTLTYVVFDEATRDAVVIDPVLDYDPLAAQTGVDSVRQVETFVREKGLQLHYVLETHAHADHLSSSQYLKRRFGAQVAIGERITVVQETFREIFDLGASFPVDGSQFDRLLRDGETFTAGSLAIGVIATPGHTPACVSFRIGDAVFTGDAIFLEDAGTGRCDFPRGSATDLYRSVQKLYALPDETRVFVGHDYQPGGREVRWETTIGTEKAMNIQLTAETTQEQFVSFRSQRDAVLAPPKLLFPSVQVNVDAGRLPARHANGQRYLAIPLNLFGPAEEDGTPIPAPAKAAG, translated from the coding sequence ATGCAGATCGAGACTTTCTACGACACCCGGACCTCGACCCTCACCTACGTCGTGTTCGACGAGGCGACCCGCGACGCGGTGGTCATCGACCCGGTCCTCGACTACGACCCGCTCGCGGCGCAGACCGGCGTCGATTCGGTCCGGCAGGTCGAGACCTTCGTCCGCGAGAAGGGGCTGCAGCTCCACTACGTGCTGGAAACCCACGCCCACGCCGACCACCTCTCCTCCTCGCAATACCTGAAGAGGCGCTTTGGAGCGCAGGTGGCGATCGGCGAGCGGATCACGGTGGTGCAGGAGACCTTCCGGGAGATCTTCGACCTCGGTGCCTCGTTCCCGGTGGACGGTTCGCAATTCGACCGGCTGCTGCGGGACGGCGAGACCTTCACCGCAGGCTCCCTCGCCATCGGCGTCATCGCCACCCCGGGCCACACGCCCGCCTGTGTGAGCTTCCGGATCGGCGACGCCGTCTTCACCGGCGACGCGATTTTCCTCGAGGACGCCGGCACCGGCCGCTGCGACTTCCCGCGCGGCAGCGCCACCGACCTCTACCGCTCGGTGCAGAAGCTCTACGCGCTCCCCGACGAGACCCGGGTCTTCGTCGGCCACGACTACCAGCCCGGTGGCCGCGAGGTCCGCTGGGAGACCACCATCGGCACGGAGAAGGCGATGAACATCCAGCTCACCGCCGAGACCACCCAGGAGCAATTCGTCTCCTTCCGCTCCCAGCGCGACGCGGTGCTCGCGCCGCCGAAGCTCCTCTTCCCCTCGGTGCAGGTGAACGTCGACGCGGGCCGCCTGCCGGCGCGCCACGCCAACGGCCAGCGCTACCTCGCCATCCCCTTGAACCTCTTCGGCCCGGCGGAGGAGGACGGCACGCCGATCCCCGCGCCGGCGAAGGCAGCGGGCTGA
- a CDS encoding sulfurtransferase, whose translation MPVHQVSNEPAIVGVEALRGGWVLLDARPAAAYAAGHLPGALHADPDRDLAAPAPDPARGGRHPLPDAAAFGARVAAWGIGPDTPVAIYDDQGGANAAARAWWMLRSLGNRFAALLDGGLQGAGLPLDTEVPVPVPVAPWGEAWHLPTVGVEAVDELRRDAGWMVLDVRAAFRYRGEGEPIDPVAGHIPGARNLPFAENLGREGRFLAPEVLRARYLELLGGLPPERLVVHCGSGVTACHTLVALERAGLPGASLYVGSWSEWCRTERPVATGA comes from the coding sequence ATGCCCGTCCACCAAGTGTCGAATGAGCCGGCAATCGTCGGTGTGGAAGCCCTGCGGGGCGGCTGGGTCCTCCTCGATGCGCGCCCCGCTGCAGCCTACGCGGCGGGGCACCTACCGGGGGCCTTGCACGCGGACCCCGACCGGGATCTTGCCGCGCCGGCGCCCGACCCCGCGCGCGGCGGGCGGCATCCGCTGCCCGACGCGGCCGCATTCGGCGCCCGGGTGGCAGCCTGGGGCATCGGTCCGGACACGCCTGTCGCCATCTACGACGACCAGGGCGGCGCCAACGCTGCGGCCCGGGCGTGGTGGATGCTCCGCAGCCTCGGCAACCGCTTCGCCGCGCTCCTCGACGGTGGCCTCCAGGGGGCGGGCCTCCCCCTCGACACCGAGGTCCCCGTGCCGGTGCCGGTGGCGCCCTGGGGCGAGGCCTGGCACCTGCCGACGGTGGGGGTCGAGGCGGTGGACGAGCTGCGCCGGGACGCCGGCTGGATGGTGCTCGACGTCCGCGCCGCCTTTCGCTACCGGGGCGAGGGCGAGCCCATCGATCCGGTGGCGGGCCACATTCCCGGGGCCCGGAACCTGCCCTTCGCCGAGAACCTCGGGAGGGAGGGCCGCTTCCTCGCGCCGGAGGTGCTCCGGGCCCGGTACCTCGAGCTCCTCGGCGGTCTTCCGCCCGAGCGCCTCGTGGTCCACTGCGGTTCGGGCGTCACCGCCTGCCACACCCTCGTCGCTCTGGAGCGCGCGGGGCTGCCCGGCGCCTCGCTCTACGTCGGCTCCTGGAGCGAGTGGTGCCGCACCGAGCGGCCGGTGGCGACGGGGGCCTGA